In Pseudofrankia saprophytica, one genomic interval encodes:
- a CDS encoding carboxymuconolactone decarboxylase family protein, with translation MTSPTTADDVYRAVMTVDPPTPQTPFDAATRQYLFGEIWSRPGLGIRDRRLVSLACVAAADAATPIDDHVYAALHSGDLTIEQMNEVTLHFAVYCGWPKASALEQAVRKQWHRLHAEQGQEAPAWPTLTVENLGPADREERIHGGQEEFRTVNVIPAPPSDSPYFYAGILNFVFGHVWRREGLSRRERRLVTIPCVGASDAVGPIFSHVGSALESGDVTYEEMQEIILHFSAYYGFAKGEALHEAARHWRAGQP, from the coding sequence ATGACCTCGCCGACCACCGCGGACGACGTCTACCGCGCCGTGATGACCGTCGACCCGCCGACGCCACAGACGCCCTTCGACGCGGCCACACGCCAGTACCTGTTCGGAGAGATCTGGAGCAGGCCCGGTCTGGGCATCCGCGACCGCCGCCTCGTGTCGCTCGCGTGTGTGGCCGCCGCGGACGCAGCGACACCGATCGACGACCACGTCTACGCGGCGCTTCACAGCGGCGACCTCACGATCGAGCAGATGAACGAGGTCACCTTGCACTTCGCCGTCTACTGCGGCTGGCCGAAAGCCTCAGCACTGGAGCAGGCCGTCCGCAAGCAATGGCACCGACTCCATGCCGAACAGGGACAGGAGGCGCCGGCCTGGCCGACGCTCACCGTCGAGAACCTCGGGCCGGCGGACCGTGAGGAGCGGATCCACGGCGGGCAGGAGGAGTTCAGGACCGTCAACGTCATCCCCGCTCCGCCGTCCGACTCGCCCTACTTCTACGCCGGCATCCTCAACTTCGTCTTCGGCCACGTCTGGCGCCGGGAAGGGCTCAGCCGCCGCGAGCGACGGCTCGTCACGATTCCCTGCGTCGGGGCCTCGGACGCGGTCGGACCGATCTTCTCGCACGTCGGGTCGGCACTAGAGTCAGGCGACGTGACCTACGAGGAGATGCAGGAGATCATCCTGCACTTCAGCGCCTACTACGGATTCGCGAAGGGCGAGGCGCTGCACGAGGCCGCGCGCCACTGGCGAGCGGGCCAGCCGTGA
- a CDS encoding NAD(P)-dependent oxidoreductase produces MSGARGDGCVRVGFVGLGSQGAPMARRIIDAGFPTTLWARRPEAQQLFADTPARFAAGRVELGAASDVLGVCVVGDADVDEVLRGPDGALAGMAPGGIVVVHSTTRPDTCRRLQEDHPHLHVLDAPVSGGGAAAAERRLLVMVGGEAEILERCRPILTAFADPIVHLGPLGSAQEAKVFNNALFTAQLALAAELHAAAQRRGLDPAAMATVLHGGSGHSFAADVVARNGYHLAPLAGGAGPLLAKDVGILADLLAPASSPLIDMADTALAAMGLARTAREDHP; encoded by the coding sequence GTGAGCGGGGCCCGCGGGGACGGCTGCGTACGGGTCGGTTTCGTCGGGCTCGGCTCCCAGGGCGCCCCGATGGCCCGAAGGATCATCGACGCCGGCTTCCCGACAACGCTGTGGGCGCGCCGCCCCGAGGCCCAGCAGCTCTTCGCCGACACGCCCGCTCGGTTCGCCGCGGGCAGGGTCGAGCTCGGCGCGGCCAGCGACGTGCTCGGTGTGTGCGTCGTGGGCGACGCCGACGTGGACGAGGTGCTACGCGGACCGGACGGGGCGCTCGCCGGCATGGCGCCGGGCGGGATCGTCGTGGTGCACAGCACCACCCGTCCGGACACCTGTCGCCGCCTGCAGGAGGACCATCCGCACCTGCACGTCCTGGACGCGCCCGTCAGCGGTGGCGGGGCAGCCGCGGCCGAACGCAGGCTGCTGGTCATGGTCGGCGGCGAGGCGGAGATCCTGGAACGCTGCCGGCCGATCCTGACCGCCTTCGCGGACCCGATCGTGCACCTAGGGCCCCTGGGCAGCGCCCAAGAAGCGAAGGTGTTCAACAACGCCCTGTTCACCGCGCAACTCGCCCTCGCCGCCGAGCTCCACGCGGCCGCGCAACGCCGCGGGCTCGACCCCGCGGCCATGGCGACCGTGCTGCACGGCGGCAGCGGCCACAGCTTCGCAGCCGACGTCGTCGCCAGGAACGGCTACCACCTGGCCCCGCTCGCGGGCGGCGCCGGGCCACTGCTCGCCAAGGACGTCGGGATCCTCGCCGACCTGCTCGCACCCGCGAGCTCACCGCTGATCGACATGGCCGACACGGCGCTGGCCGCCATGGGCCTCGCCCGCACCGCACGAGAGGACCACCCATGA
- a CDS encoding SDR family oxidoreductase: MTRPLMLTGAVAAVTGGGSGIGRAAALAFARRGARVAVSDLDLDRALAVAAEIAAGGGEAFATRVDVTREADFAAWRDAALDRFGQVDLVMNNVGVLALGAPESLPDEAWLRVFDLNLMSIARSNRVFLPLLLAQGRGHVVNTASASGLLAYGFDRLPYVASKHAVVGLSEALALYLGPRGVGVTCLCPSGVITNILEQVTVYGEVASSPRAPDHPVVPADTVGELAADAVAQGRFLVLTAPAIHDELAVRAGDLEAYLQARITEQAP; encoded by the coding sequence ATGACCCGGCCACTGATGCTTACCGGTGCTGTCGCCGCCGTCACGGGCGGCGGCAGCGGGATCGGCCGGGCCGCCGCGCTCGCGTTTGCCCGCCGGGGTGCCCGGGTCGCCGTGAGCGACCTCGATCTCGACCGGGCGCTCGCCGTCGCCGCCGAGATCGCCGCGGGCGGCGGCGAGGCGTTCGCCACCCGGGTTGATGTCACCCGCGAGGCCGACTTCGCCGCCTGGCGTGACGCCGCTCTCGACCGGTTCGGCCAGGTCGACCTCGTCATGAACAACGTCGGCGTCCTGGCCCTGGGTGCGCCCGAATCGCTGCCGGACGAGGCCTGGCTGCGGGTGTTCGACCTCAACCTGATGAGCATCGCGCGCAGTAACCGGGTGTTTCTGCCCCTGCTGCTCGCCCAGGGCCGGGGCCACGTGGTGAACACCGCGTCCGCGTCGGGGCTGCTCGCGTACGGCTTCGACCGGCTGCCCTACGTCGCGAGCAAACACGCGGTCGTCGGACTGTCGGAGGCGCTCGCGCTGTACCTGGGTCCCCGCGGCGTCGGAGTCACCTGCCTGTGCCCGTCCGGAGTGATCACGAACATTCTTGAGCAGGTGACCGTCTACGGCGAGGTCGCCTCCTCGCCGCGCGCTCCCGATCATCCCGTGGTGCCCGCGGACACAGTGGGCGAGCTGGCGGCCGACGCCGTGGCACAGGGACGGTTCCTCGTCCTGACGGCCCCCGCGATCCATGACGAGCTGGCGGTCCGGGCCGGCGACCTGGAGGCGTACCTGCAGGCCCGGATCACCGAGCAGGCGCCGTGA
- a CDS encoding aldehyde dehydrogenase family protein has product MGIDRTVPAVHLHIGGQARVEGTGGTVAHVFPVTGEVQGLVPLAGPADVAEAVEAAHAAFPAWRAWTPAERRGVLVRLAEMIKADVAELGRLSVLDNGMTHRIGLHLASSMAGYTEYYAGWADKIEGRVTTVPAQRRELAYTVPEPYGVVGIILTWNGPLVSVGMKVIPALAAGNTVVVKPSELTPYATEHLMRLVRAAGIPDGVVNLVLGGPDAGEALVRHPLVQKVSFTGGPTTARKILASCAESLKPAVLELGGKSANLVFPDADLDRVTLINTSSVFETLAGQGCAIPSRLLVHESVYDEVAEKVVARVRSLRFGDPFDPSTNVSPVVTRAARDRILGMIDTARSQGAGTLLAGGGVPDGPPAGGYYVEPTVFGDVAPDSEIAQVEVFGPVLSLLRFSSEEEAVAIANSTSYGLASYVNTRDIGRVNRLTAQLRAGGVYVNGAPPVVGYELPFGGVGISGYGREGGQEGLLEFVRTKAVAIA; this is encoded by the coding sequence ATGGGTATCGATCGCACGGTCCCCGCCGTACATCTGCACATCGGCGGCCAGGCGCGGGTGGAGGGCACCGGCGGCACGGTCGCGCACGTGTTCCCCGTGACGGGAGAGGTCCAGGGCCTGGTCCCGCTCGCCGGGCCGGCCGACGTCGCGGAGGCTGTCGAGGCGGCACATGCCGCGTTTCCGGCCTGGCGAGCCTGGACCCCGGCGGAGCGCCGCGGCGTACTCGTGCGGCTCGCGGAGATGATCAAGGCTGACGTTGCGGAGTTGGGCCGGCTGTCGGTGCTGGACAACGGGATGACGCACCGCATCGGTCTGCATCTGGCGAGCTCGATGGCCGGCTACACCGAGTACTACGCGGGCTGGGCGGACAAGATCGAGGGCCGGGTCACCACGGTGCCGGCACAGCGCCGGGAACTCGCGTACACGGTCCCCGAGCCCTACGGCGTCGTCGGGATCATCCTGACCTGGAACGGCCCGCTGGTCTCGGTCGGGATGAAGGTCATCCCGGCGCTCGCGGCGGGCAATACCGTTGTCGTCAAGCCGTCCGAGCTGACGCCCTACGCCACCGAGCACCTGATGCGTCTCGTCCGTGCGGCGGGGATCCCGGATGGCGTGGTCAACCTGGTGCTCGGCGGCCCGGACGCGGGTGAGGCGCTCGTGCGCCATCCGCTCGTGCAGAAGGTCAGCTTCACAGGCGGCCCAACGACGGCCCGCAAGATCCTCGCGTCGTGCGCGGAGTCGCTCAAGCCCGCGGTGCTTGAGCTTGGAGGCAAGTCAGCCAACCTCGTCTTCCCGGACGCCGACCTTGACCGTGTCACCCTGATCAACACCTCGTCGGTGTTCGAGACGCTGGCGGGCCAGGGCTGTGCGATCCCGTCGCGGCTGCTCGTGCACGAGTCGGTCTACGACGAGGTCGCCGAGAAGGTCGTCGCGCGGGTGCGCTCACTGCGGTTCGGGGATCCGTTCGACCCGTCGACCAATGTCAGCCCGGTGGTCACGCGTGCGGCACGTGACCGGATCCTCGGGATGATCGACACGGCGCGGTCGCAGGGCGCGGGCACCCTGCTTGCCGGCGGCGGCGTGCCTGACGGGCCGCCGGCGGGCGGCTACTACGTCGAGCCGACGGTCTTCGGTGACGTCGCGCCGGACAGCGAGATCGCCCAGGTGGAGGTGTTCGGCCCGGTCCTGTCGCTCCTGCGGTTCTCCTCCGAGGAGGAGGCGGTCGCGATCGCGAACAGCACGTCCTACGGCCTGGCTTCCTACGTGAACACCCGCGACATCGGCCGGGTCAACCGGTTGACGGCCCAGCTGCGCGCCGGAGGGGTCTACGTCAACGGCGCTCCGCCGGTGGTCGGCTATGAGCTGCCCTTCGGGGGTGTGGGCATCTCGGGATACGGCCGGGAAGGCGGCCAGGAGGGCCTGCTGGAGTTCGTCCGCACGAAGGCCGTGGCGATCGCATGA
- a CDS encoding SDR family oxidoreductase, translating to MAPTELFDLAGKVAVLTGGAGGIGVVYAEALCQAGASVVVADLDGAAAERTAEKLTRQGLPATAVQVDVSSVESTAAMAAAAVTAFGGIDILVNNAAIMTNLPPYGLSNMPVPDYDRVMNVNLRGPLLCTQAVVESMTERGGGRIVNGLSAGAFMTGGVYGVSKFALHGLTINLAAELGPCGINVNAIAPGLVANDSGYVSLPKDSPFRAAIEARIPGKKSGPPEDLVGALLLLCSKAGEWITGQTILVDGGWITRL from the coding sequence ATGGCACCCACGGAGCTGTTCGACCTCGCGGGCAAGGTCGCCGTCCTCACCGGCGGAGCCGGAGGCATCGGCGTGGTCTACGCGGAGGCGCTCTGCCAGGCCGGCGCCTCCGTCGTCGTCGCCGACCTGGACGGCGCCGCGGCTGAGCGCACGGCCGAGAAGTTGACCAGACAGGGACTGCCGGCCACGGCGGTGCAGGTAGACGTCTCGTCCGTCGAGTCGACCGCGGCGATGGCCGCGGCCGCCGTCACCGCGTTCGGCGGGATCGACATCCTGGTCAACAATGCGGCGATCATGACGAACCTGCCGCCCTACGGACTGTCGAACATGCCCGTCCCCGACTACGACCGCGTCATGAACGTCAACCTGCGCGGGCCGCTGCTGTGCACACAGGCCGTCGTCGAGTCGATGACCGAACGCGGCGGCGGCCGGATCGTCAACGGCCTGTCGGCCGGAGCCTTCATGACCGGCGGCGTCTACGGCGTCAGCAAGTTCGCACTCCACGGCCTGACGATCAACCTCGCGGCCGAGCTCGGCCCCTGCGGCATCAACGTCAACGCGATCGCGCCCGGCCTCGTCGCCAACGACAGCGGCTACGTCTCCCTGCCCAAAGACTCGCCGTTCCGCGCCGCGATCGAGGCACGCATCCCGGGCAAGAAATCCGGACCGCCCGAGGACCTGGTCGGCGCACTGCTCCTGCTGTGCTCCAAAGCCGGCGAATGGATCACCGGCCAGACGATCCTCGTCGACGGCGGATGGATCACCCGCCTCTAG
- a CDS encoding pyridoxamine 5'-phosphate oxidase family protein — MSTEPAGNSTGHATPLREQRRGRRIAMTPQERDGFLADERTCRVSTLGADGTPHTSALWFVWDGTALWLNSIVKSQRWTDLTRDPRVSVIIDTGHDFGELRGVELIGQVETVGEVPRTGATEAAALLTEPERLFGEKYGAGKFHYDGRHAWLKLTPNKIVSWDFRKAGL, encoded by the coding sequence ATGAGTACCGAGCCGGCCGGCAACAGCACCGGCCACGCCACACCGCTGCGCGAGCAGCGGCGCGGGCGGCGAATAGCGATGACGCCACAGGAGCGCGACGGGTTCCTCGCCGACGAGCGGACCTGCCGGGTCTCGACCCTAGGCGCGGACGGCACCCCGCACACCTCGGCGCTGTGGTTCGTCTGGGACGGCACCGCGCTGTGGCTCAACAGCATCGTCAAAAGCCAGCGCTGGACCGACCTGACCCGTGACCCACGAGTGTCGGTCATCATCGACACCGGCCACGACTTCGGCGAGCTACGCGGCGTCGAACTGATCGGCCAGGTCGAGACCGTCGGCGAGGTACCGCGAACGGGCGCGACCGAGGCGGCGGCGCTGCTCACCGAGCCCGAGCGCCTGTTCGGCGAAAAGTACGGCGCCGGCAAGTTTCACTACGACGGCCGCCACGCCTGGCTAAAACTCACTCCAAACAAGATCGTGAGCTGGGACTTCCGCAAAGCCGGCCTTTAG
- a CDS encoding DUF6924 domain-containing protein has translation MPIFPKLHGSLLIRTDFSDDDAWEAVCTASVATSPEGFEAHLLFISDPEFADLTVEQVMAVPGARHYNALFIVDHVTISDQEKPILVVDLNLEPGRTLRVIPAKMQSIENNLEADHMNFSQFAGAADPDGVFRGFADVR, from the coding sequence ATGCCAATTTTCCCGAAACTGCACGGCTCGCTACTGATACGCACGGATTTTTCTGACGATGATGCCTGGGAAGCGGTCTGCACGGCGAGCGTCGCGACCTCGCCCGAGGGTTTCGAGGCGCACCTGCTCTTCATCAGTGACCCGGAGTTCGCAGATCTGACCGTCGAGCAGGTGATGGCAGTCCCGGGCGCACGACACTACAACGCCCTATTTATCGTCGATCACGTCACGATTTCTGATCAAGAGAAGCCGATCCTGGTAGTTGATCTGAATCTCGAACCTGGGCGCACCCTTCGAGTGATACCGGCCAAGATGCAGAGTATAGAGAACAACCTCGAAGCCGATCACATGAATTTCTCTCAATTTGCCGGCGCGGCTGACCCGGATGGAGTCTTTCGTGGCTTCGCTGACGTCCGTTGA
- a CDS encoding SRPBCC family protein, giving the protein MTVSFTCRTESTLPLERLFDLARSIDAHMDSQKGARERAVGGVTSGLIGEGEEVTWRARHFGLPITMTSRVTALEFPVRFVDEQVKGPFKSFRHVHEFEATSGGTVMTDRVRFTAPLGPLGRLVERLVLGRYLERLIVDRGHFLAVR; this is encoded by the coding sequence ATGACCGTTAGCTTCACATGCCGCACCGAGTCCACCCTGCCCCTGGAACGGCTTTTCGACCTCGCCCGCAGCATTGACGCCCACATGGACTCCCAGAAGGGTGCCAGGGAGCGGGCTGTCGGTGGCGTGACGTCGGGCCTGATCGGTGAAGGCGAAGAGGTCACCTGGCGGGCACGGCACTTCGGTCTGCCGATCACGATGACCAGCCGCGTCACCGCGCTGGAGTTTCCCGTGAGGTTCGTGGACGAGCAGGTCAAGGGTCCGTTCAAGTCGTTCCGTCACGTCCACGAGTTCGAGGCGACGTCAGGGGGCACTGTCATGACGGACCGGGTGAGGTTCACGGCGCCGTTGGGACCTTTGGGCCGCCTGGTGGAACGGCTGGTGCTGGGCCGCTACCTGGAAAGGCTCATCGTGGACCGCGGCCACTTCCTGGCTGTGCGCTAG
- a CDS encoding NAD(P)-dependent oxidoreductase, producing the protein MKVGFIGLGSMGLPMAQRLQAAGHDLTVYARRAASTEPFQGSNATVAATPAALGAAVDAVGICVFDADGVEEVMFGPAGLVETLRPGAVVLVHSTVSPTQIRAIAERAAAHDLRVLDAPVSGGAPRAQTGELTIMIGGDAGALTDVTDLLSALSDHVIHLGAIGAGSHAKLINNTLFAAQITLADDAMKAGASLGVDPAGLATVLMTSSSACVASGLRLRAGSTAGVAASPAGPPLVKDVHLMSELLGDAPGHELLDVAHRFTAAAHP; encoded by the coding sequence GTGAAAGTCGGGTTCATCGGACTCGGCAGCATGGGACTGCCCATGGCGCAACGGCTCCAGGCCGCGGGGCACGACCTCACGGTCTACGCCCGCCGCGCCGCCTCGACCGAACCGTTTCAAGGCTCGAACGCGACCGTCGCGGCGACCCCAGCCGCTTTGGGCGCAGCGGTCGACGCCGTCGGCATCTGTGTCTTCGACGCCGACGGCGTCGAAGAAGTCATGTTCGGGCCGGCCGGCCTGGTCGAGACACTGCGCCCAGGCGCCGTCGTGCTCGTGCACAGCACCGTGTCGCCTACCCAGATCCGCGCCATCGCCGAACGTGCCGCGGCACACGACCTACGCGTCCTCGACGCGCCCGTCAGCGGCGGGGCCCCACGAGCCCAGACCGGCGAACTGACCATCATGATCGGCGGAGACGCCGGCGCCCTCACCGACGTCACCGACCTCCTGTCAGCCCTTTCCGACCACGTCATCCACCTCGGTGCGATCGGCGCGGGCTCCCACGCCAAGCTCATCAACAACACCCTGTTCGCCGCCCAGATCACCCTCGCGGACGACGCGATGAAAGCCGGCGCGTCCCTCGGTGTCGACCCCGCCGGCCTCGCCACGGTTCTCATGACCAGCAGCTCGGCCTGCGTCGCCTCCGGACTGCGACTACGCGCCGGTTCCACCGCCGGCGTCGCCGCCTCACCCGCCGGCCCTCCGCTCGTCAAAGACGTCCACCTGATGAGCGAACTACTCGGCGACGCCCCAGGCCACGAACTCCTCGACGTCGCGCACCGGTTTACCGCCGCCGCGCATCCATGA
- a CDS encoding SDR family oxidoreductase has translation MKPDVTVVIGIGAMGQAIARRIGPGTHVLIADVNEEILQTLAGKLEIEGYAVATAVVDVTSRESVVALAKHAASLGPVRSVVHTAGLSPAQAPVPAVLAVDLLGVALVLEEFAHVVAPGGAGVVIASMAGHLGTPLAPEVARALATTPASELLALPAASPDQFPDSGHAYTFAKRANQIRVQAASTTWGAHGARINSISPGVIATPMSTAELATDHGGHMQMMIDVSNAKRLGTPADIAAATEFLLSPAASFLSGTDLLVDGGTVAAIQTGQLG, from the coding sequence ATGAAACCTGACGTCACAGTGGTGATCGGTATCGGAGCGATGGGACAGGCAATCGCTCGACGTATCGGTCCCGGCACCCACGTTCTGATCGCCGACGTCAACGAGGAGATCCTGCAGACGCTCGCCGGGAAGCTGGAGATCGAGGGCTACGCGGTGGCCACCGCCGTCGTCGATGTCACCTCCCGCGAGTCGGTGGTGGCCCTCGCCAAACACGCAGCCTCGCTGGGGCCGGTCCGGTCCGTGGTCCACACCGCCGGGCTGTCTCCCGCTCAGGCTCCGGTACCGGCGGTCCTGGCCGTCGACCTGCTCGGCGTCGCCCTGGTCCTGGAGGAGTTCGCCCACGTCGTCGCCCCGGGCGGGGCGGGCGTCGTCATCGCCAGCATGGCCGGCCACCTCGGCACGCCGCTGGCACCGGAGGTGGCTCGCGCCCTTGCCACGACACCGGCCAGCGAGCTGCTGGCACTTCCGGCCGCGAGCCCGGACCAGTTTCCCGACAGCGGCCACGCATACACCTTCGCCAAGCGCGCGAACCAGATCCGCGTACAGGCCGCCAGCACCACCTGGGGCGCCCACGGTGCCCGGATCAACTCCATCAGCCCCGGCGTCATCGCCACCCCGATGAGCACCGCGGAGCTCGCGACCGATCACGGCGGCCACATGCAGATGATGATCGACGTGTCCAACGCGAAGCGGCTCGGGACCCCCGCAGACATCGCCGCCGCCACCGAGTTCCTCCTCAGCCCCGCCGCGAGCTTCCTGTCCGGCACCGACCTGCTCGTCGACGGCGGCACCGTCGCCGCCATCCAGACCGGACAGCTCGGCTAG
- a CDS encoding alpha/beta hydrolase, which yields MSAPAASAPPTVVVDVTGRVSIDGDHHIATWIFPPPAPTDGPVPLLFCLPGGGYTKAYWHLDVPGRVGYSFGEHLAAQGMLVIAVDHLATGESSRHPRAVELTPDVVAAANNAALTDLLEHATKGTLLPGLGPIDIGPIVAVGHSMGGMLAIFQQSLHGSFDAIAPLGYGTVGPFAAHLVGNDRTKIPSLESIMVPARAGAFDEPFLSDRTDPAIRHHFYWDDVPTDVIAADDLTSAHLPGVTGPLSIVPYIASDHAGRIRCPVFIGLGERDSTPDHHDEARAYSSSDDITLFRLPRSAHCHNTAGTRHDLWNRLARWVQTLPATAADRRQTSFKADDET from the coding sequence ATGAGCGCGCCGGCCGCGTCCGCCCCGCCGACCGTCGTCGTCGACGTGACCGGCCGGGTGTCGATCGACGGCGACCACCACATCGCGACGTGGATCTTCCCGCCCCCGGCGCCGACGGACGGCCCGGTGCCGCTGCTGTTCTGCCTTCCCGGCGGTGGCTACACGAAGGCCTACTGGCATCTCGACGTCCCCGGCCGCGTGGGCTACAGCTTCGGCGAGCACCTCGCGGCCCAGGGAATGCTCGTCATCGCTGTCGACCATCTCGCCACCGGCGAGAGCTCCCGCCACCCACGAGCCGTGGAACTCACCCCTGACGTCGTCGCCGCGGCGAACAACGCGGCGCTGACCGACCTGCTCGAACACGCGACGAAAGGCACGCTCCTGCCTGGCCTCGGGCCGATCGACATCGGCCCGATCGTCGCGGTCGGTCACTCCATGGGCGGCATGCTCGCCATCTTCCAGCAATCGCTGCACGGCAGCTTCGACGCCATCGCCCCACTCGGCTACGGCACAGTGGGCCCCTTCGCCGCGCACCTCGTCGGAAACGACCGCACCAAGATCCCCAGCCTGGAGTCCATCATGGTCCCGGCCAGGGCCGGCGCCTTCGACGAACCGTTCCTGTCCGACCGCACCGACCCCGCGATCCGCCACCACTTCTACTGGGACGACGTCCCCACCGACGTCATCGCCGCGGACGACCTCACCAGCGCCCACCTTCCCGGCGTGACCGGCCCGCTGTCGATCGTCCCGTACATCGCCTCCGACCACGCCGGCCGGATCCGCTGCCCGGTCTTCATCGGCCTCGGAGAACGCGACTCCACCCCGGATCACCACGACGAGGCCCGCGCCTACAGCTCCTCCGACGACATCACCCTGTTCCGGCTCCCAAGGTCCGCGCACTGCCACAACACCGCCGGCACCCGCCACGACCTCTGGAACCGCCTCGCACGGTGGGTCCAAACGCTGCCCGCGACCGCCGCTGACCGCCGCCAGACGTCCTTCAAGGCAGACGATGAAACCTGA
- a CDS encoding SDR family NAD(P)-dependent oxidoreductase: MSTDLSSAVAVITGGGSGIGRATAHALARRGARVVVADIDADRADSVAVEIGTQAVAIRCDVTSLADLEAARDLDKIISGRA, translated from the coding sequence GTGAGTACTGACCTGAGCAGCGCCGTGGCTGTGATCACCGGCGGTGGCAGCGGCATTGGACGTGCCACCGCGCATGCCCTCGCCCGCCGTGGGGCCCGCGTGGTGGTCGCCGACATCGACGCCGACCGTGCGGACTCGGTGGCCGTCGAGATCGGCACACAGGCCGTCGCCATCCGGTGCGACGTCACCAGCCTCGCCGACCTGGAAGCGGCTCGCGATCTGGATAAGATTATTTCTGGCCGCGCCTGA
- a CDS encoding TetR/AcrR family transcriptional regulator → MPVVAPSTKEQIVRVAEQLFALHGIEGVSLRQIGTAAGSGNNSAVQYHFGSKDELIQAIFEYRLEWLHERRMLLIAERRPDDLRSWLECQLRVVMEQSERPGSHYLGFVGMLHQYGRRDVFEQLPDEIRQSAVRFQERLSGFLPHIAEPLRPHRISWAMTFMVRAAADRELARAAGRPVVPLAVAVTDLLDGLVGFLSAPVSPATLAALDDTDPASLTWPPFL, encoded by the coding sequence ATGCCGGTGGTAGCTCCGTCGACGAAGGAGCAGATCGTCCGCGTGGCGGAGCAGTTGTTTGCTCTGCACGGGATCGAGGGGGTGTCGCTGCGCCAGATCGGGACGGCGGCCGGGAGTGGCAACAACTCGGCGGTGCAGTACCACTTCGGCTCGAAGGACGAGCTGATACAGGCGATCTTCGAATACCGGCTGGAGTGGCTGCATGAACGCCGGATGTTGCTGATCGCGGAACGCCGTCCCGACGATCTGCGCTCGTGGTTGGAGTGCCAGCTACGGGTGGTGATGGAGCAGAGCGAACGACCGGGCAGTCACTACCTGGGCTTTGTCGGGATGCTCCACCAGTACGGGCGGCGGGACGTGTTCGAGCAGTTGCCGGACGAGATCCGCCAGTCGGCGGTGCGTTTCCAGGAGCGCCTGTCGGGATTTCTCCCGCACATCGCGGAGCCGTTGCGGCCCCATCGCATCTCCTGGGCGATGACGTTCATGGTTCGGGCCGCCGCGGACCGGGAGTTGGCACGCGCCGCCGGCCGGCCGGTGGTCCCTCTTGCCGTCGCGGTCACCGACCTGCTCGACGGCCTGGTCGGTTTCCTCTCGGCCCCGGTGTCTCCGGCGACCCTCGCTGCCCTCGACGACACCGATCCGGCCAGTCTGACCTGGCCGCCGTTCCTCTGA
- a CDS encoding carboxymuconolactone decarboxylase family protein, whose translation MSDSVTDRTYREVMTVDPPPVSTPFEQATRDFVFGQVWSRPGLSRRDRRLVTLTCVAAADAPQPIDDHVYAALGSGDLTLPELLEFVLHFAVYCGWPKASHVEGVIRRQWARLQTERDEPVTPWPALDNATLGPNDWDARLERGVKEFIDVNLLPAPPPDTPYTHAGILSYVFGHLWQRPGLTRRDRRVITVACVAIDDSPMPLQTHVGSALGSGDITKPEMDEIALHFSVYYGFAKGEALQASADAGWARLQS comes from the coding sequence ATGAGCGACTCAGTCACCGACCGGACCTACCGGGAGGTCATGACCGTCGACCCACCGCCGGTGAGCACACCTTTCGAGCAGGCGACCCGTGATTTCGTCTTCGGCCAGGTGTGGTCGCGCCCCGGGCTGAGCCGCCGCGACCGGCGCCTGGTCACGCTGACCTGTGTCGCGGCAGCGGACGCCCCCCAGCCGATCGACGACCACGTCTACGCCGCGCTGGGCAGCGGTGACCTCACGCTGCCGGAGTTGCTGGAGTTCGTCCTGCACTTCGCCGTGTACTGCGGCTGGCCCAAGGCGTCCCACGTCGAGGGGGTGATCCGCCGGCAGTGGGCCCGCCTCCAGACCGAACGTGACGAACCGGTGACGCCCTGGCCCGCGCTGGACAACGCCACTCTCGGCCCGAACGACTGGGACGCCCGGCTCGAACGCGGCGTCAAGGAGTTCATCGACGTCAACCTGCTCCCCGCCCCGCCGCCCGACACGCCGTACACCCATGCCGGCATCCTCAGCTACGTCTTCGGGCACCTCTGGCAGCGCCCGGGCCTGACCCGCCGCGATCGCCGGGTCATCACCGTCGCCTGCGTTGCCATCGACGACTCCCCCATGCCCCTGCAGACACACGTCGGCTCCGCACTCGGATCAGGCGATATCACCAAACCGGAGATGGACGAGATCGCCCTGCACTTCTCCGTCTACTACGGCTTCGCCAAGGGCGAGGCCCTCCAGGCCAGCGCCGATGCCGGCTGGGCCCGGCTACAAAGCTGA